One window of Dysgonomonas mossii genomic DNA carries:
- a CDS encoding PorP/SprF family type IX secretion system membrane protein, with protein MKLNYITLFFLFFTLGSGVVYGQWDSQISQYWNMKNFYNPSFVGERNVIESSLLHRRQWTGIDRAPVTSLVSLNMPMNFLGKEHGVGAMVITDKFGLFTNTSTMLQYAYRFKFKKNRYLRVGLQGGMMNIDFDASGIQNIPSGEGGTGNESEGETDPTNPTTAIGEKKFDMGVGISWITPTYYLGASITHLMQPKFDIDEQTTSSISRIYYLTGGYNIKLGNPLIELQPSALFKSDAVTYQLEVTAKAEYKKMFNGGISWRKGDGFVFLLGVKIKNIDAGYSYDLSTSEISKVSHGSHELFIRYSMPLEKRKDRHSGKSIRIL; from the coding sequence ATGAAACTTAACTATATAACATTATTCTTTCTGTTTTTCACTCTAGGTTCGGGTGTTGTATATGGTCAGTGGGATTCCCAGATCAGCCAATATTGGAATATGAAGAACTTTTATAATCCTTCGTTTGTTGGAGAAAGAAATGTTATAGAAAGTTCTTTGCTACATCGCCGTCAGTGGACAGGTATAGACAGAGCTCCGGTAACATCGTTGGTTTCATTAAATATGCCTATGAACTTTCTGGGCAAGGAGCATGGAGTGGGTGCGATGGTTATAACTGATAAATTCGGATTATTTACGAATACCTCCACTATGCTGCAATACGCTTATCGGTTTAAGTTTAAGAAAAACAGATACCTAAGAGTAGGCTTACAAGGAGGGATGATGAATATAGACTTCGACGCTTCCGGAATACAGAATATACCAAGCGGAGAAGGAGGAACAGGAAACGAATCTGAAGGAGAAACAGACCCTACAAACCCAACCACAGCTATAGGCGAAAAGAAGTTTGATATGGGTGTGGGTATATCGTGGATCACTCCTACTTATTACTTGGGAGCTTCTATAACGCACCTGATGCAGCCCAAGTTTGATATAGATGAACAAACCACCTCTTCTATTTCCCGTATCTATTATCTGACAGGAGGATACAATATAAAGCTCGGAAATCCGTTGATAGAATTGCAACCATCTGCTCTCTTTAAATCTGATGCTGTCACCTATCAATTGGAAGTTACAGCTAAAGCCGAATATAAAAAGATGTTCAATGGAGGAATATCTTGGAGAAAAGGGGACGGTTTTGTATTTTTGCTTGGTGTGAAAATAAAAAATATAGATGCAGGCTATTCATACGACCTTTCAACATCAGAGATATCAAAGGTCAGTCATGGAAGCCACGAATTGTTTATACGCTATAGTATGCCTTTAGAGAAGCGAAAAGACAGGCATTCGGGCAAAAGTATAAGGATATTATAA
- a CDS encoding MAC/perforin domain-containing protein yields the protein MKKNNFIYLSVFFIFLFFSCSEGYENLLEDTNVVNSESDPKTKSSGDEKYDVLGYGYFITKPYAHRDAVSQYQVIDIEKLITTEPSNLIYFDKGAYSGTNTRVYSGEDYFSYVKEVTTKTNFSASVASNGITKGLTGGLFSADVKASQETKSKVSYSSAYSCATAEIFSTHRRFILDTELSIAQKYLNPYFKQELEKVNTLNQAYNLVEKFGTHVLFKFTTGGIFKSEFRGLTLEDGTTNSKKQTAEVGAKFGLSKIGLGATAGWEQTTTTQINSKNINWNGSIKSYGGNTNGLSINISPTEGTSYSLNVGNWIASINDKNAVLVDLDWNKTYPIYMLIADNTKAELVKQAVNNFIKNNQADNLSLFPLYRYWNSKTQEAYLTNTYESKQGWYFDKVIGYTTNRTYGNEYSAGQGVFGSFIRYIHIKTNRYYYASDIRSKDPRLTNPTQYKRDSRLYSIRYYDKPLDMRNYVALHRFWNKSKNTFYVTDNINDARMNSSWQYEEVIGYVLYQ from the coding sequence ATGAAAAAGAATAATTTTATTTACTTGTCAGTATTTTTTATCTTTCTATTTTTTTCTTGTTCGGAAGGCTATGAAAATTTATTAGAAGATACAAATGTTGTAAATTCTGAAAGTGATCCTAAAACTAAGTCATCTGGAGATGAAAAATATGATGTATTAGGATATGGATATTTTATCACTAAACCATACGCGCATAGAGATGCAGTTAGTCAATATCAAGTAATTGATATAGAGAAACTAATAACTACAGAGCCATCTAACTTAATATATTTTGATAAAGGAGCATACAGTGGAACTAATACTAGAGTATATAGTGGAGAAGATTATTTCAGCTATGTAAAAGAAGTTACTACTAAAACCAATTTTTCAGCTTCAGTAGCTTCTAATGGTATAACAAAAGGCCTTACTGGAGGACTATTTTCCGCAGATGTAAAAGCAAGTCAGGAAACTAAAAGTAAGGTCTCTTATTCATCAGCCTATTCATGTGCCACAGCGGAAATTTTCAGTACTCATAGAAGATTTATTTTAGATACAGAATTATCCATTGCGCAAAAATATTTAAATCCTTATTTTAAACAAGAGTTGGAAAAAGTAAATACTTTAAATCAAGCATATAATTTAGTTGAAAAATTTGGAACACACGTTTTGTTTAAATTTACAACAGGAGGAATTTTCAAATCTGAATTTAGAGGATTAACACTCGAAGATGGAACCACTAATAGTAAAAAGCAAACAGCTGAAGTTGGAGCTAAATTTGGCTTATCAAAGATAGGATTAGGAGCAACTGCAGGCTGGGAGCAAACCACAACTACCCAAATAAATAGTAAAAACATTAATTGGAATGGTAGTATAAAATCTTACGGAGGGAACACGAATGGACTTTCTATAAATATATCACCAACAGAAGGGACAAGTTATTCTTTAAATGTGGGGAATTGGATTGCGTCAATAAATGATAAAAATGCAGTTTTAGTCGATTTAGACTGGAATAAAACATATCCTATCTATATGTTGATCGCTGATAACACAAAAGCAGAGCTGGTAAAACAAGCTGTAAATAATTTTATAAAAAATAACCAAGCAGATAACCTCAGCCTTTTTCCTTTATATCGATATTGGAATAGTAAAACACAAGAAGCTTACCTGACAAATACATATGAATCGAAGCAGGGATGGTATTTTGATAAAGTTATAGGATATACAACAAACAGAACATATGGCAATGAGTACTCAGCAGGACAAGGTGTATTTGGTTCATTTATTCGATATATACACATAAAGACTAATAGATATTATTATGCTTCTGATATTCGTTCGAAGGATCCTAGATTAACAAATCCTACACAATATAAAAGAGATAGTCGTTTATACAGTATTCGATATTATGATAAGCCTTTAGATATGCGTAACTACGTTGCATTACATAGATTTTGGAATAAAAGTAAAAACACATTTTATGTTACTGATAACATCAATGATGCTCGCATGAACTCGAGCTGGCAATATGAAGAAGTTATAGGATATGTTCTCTATCAATAG
- the miaA gene encoding tRNA (adenosine(37)-N6)-dimethylallyltransferase MiaA: protein MKRLIVLLGPTGVGKTALSLNLAEHYLSPIISADSRQFFKGLEVGTAAPTTAQKDRVVHHLVGMLDVTDYYSASEFERDALTIIEDLHKSHDVLIATGGSMMYIDALCNGIDDVPTIDESLRKEVYELYEREGLEPIRAQLKVLDPDFYNEVDLKNYKRVIHALEVCLMTGKPYSSFRTQTKKERPFEIIKIGLTRDRAELYERINNRVDEMISSGLLEEAGRFYPQRHLNALNTVGYKELFKYLDGEWTLDFAIEKIKQSTRIYSRKQITWFKRDKEIHWINLSETSEDDALKKIISISGY from the coding sequence ATGAAACGCCTGATAGTACTGCTTGGCCCCACAGGAGTGGGGAAAACAGCACTAAGTCTCAACTTGGCTGAGCACTATCTGTCGCCTATCATATCAGCCGATTCCCGACAATTTTTCAAAGGACTTGAAGTCGGCACAGCTGCGCCGACTACAGCTCAAAAAGATCGTGTTGTACATCACCTTGTTGGTATGCTTGATGTTACCGACTACTATAGTGCCAGCGAATTTGAGCGTGATGCCCTGACTATAATAGAAGATCTTCATAAATCGCACGATGTACTTATAGCCACTGGCGGTTCTATGATGTATATAGATGCTCTCTGCAATGGCATCGACGATGTACCCACAATAGACGAGAGTCTCCGCAAAGAGGTCTATGAATTGTACGAACGAGAAGGACTGGAACCGATACGGGCACAATTGAAAGTACTAGACCCTGATTTTTATAATGAAGTAGACCTAAAGAATTATAAGCGTGTGATTCACGCTTTGGAAGTTTGCCTGATGACGGGCAAGCCTTATTCATCATTCCGAACACAAACAAAAAAAGAACGTCCGTTCGAAATTATAAAAATAGGATTGACACGCGACAGAGCCGAATTGTACGAAAGGATAAACAATCGTGTAGATGAAATGATTTCTTCGGGGCTGCTAGAAGAAGCCGGACGTTTTTATCCACAACGGCACCTCAATGCATTAAATACGGTCGGATATAAAGAGTTGTTCAAATATCTGGATGGCGAATGGACTCTTGATTTTGCTATCGAAAAGATAAAACAAAGCACACGCATTTACTCTCGCAAACAAATCACATGGTTCAAGAGAGATAAAGAAATTCACTGGATAAACTTATCTGAAACAAGCGAAGACGATGCGTTAAAAAAAATAATATCCATTAGCGGATATTAA
- a CDS encoding IS1096 element passenger TnpR family protein, producing the protein MIFRFLLLSDEVEDFKREIQIDADNTFLDLHQAIIKSVDYKDGEMTSFFICSDDWEKEQEITLVEMDTSSDEDSYTMEESILNDFLEDERQKLMYVFDYMTERAFFMELREIITGKNLEQAICTKSTGNPPTQFVDFETIAASSTSLDTGETFYGDEGYDMDELDAEGFDGLDDVQLPSDEEY; encoded by the coding sequence ATGATATTCCGTTTTTTACTTTTATCAGATGAAGTTGAAGACTTCAAGCGTGAGATTCAAATAGATGCAGATAATACTTTTCTTGATCTGCATCAGGCAATTATTAAGTCGGTAGATTATAAAGACGGTGAGATGACTTCATTCTTTATCTGCTCTGACGACTGGGAAAAAGAACAAGAAATCACCCTTGTGGAAATGGATACAAGTTCGGACGAAGATTCGTATACAATGGAAGAATCTATCCTGAACGATTTTCTGGAAGATGAAAGACAAAAATTGATGTACGTATTTGATTATATGACAGAGCGTGCATTCTTTATGGAACTACGAGAAATCATTACAGGAAAAAACCTCGAGCAGGCCATATGCACTAAATCTACAGGAAACCCTCCTACTCAGTTTGTTGACTTCGAAACAATTGCTGCAAGTTCTACATCGTTGGATACGGGTGAGACTTTCTATGGCGACGAAGGATACGACATGGACGAACTGGATGCCGAAGGCTTTGACGGATTAGACGATGTTCAGTTGCCTAGCGACGAAGAATATTAA
- a CDS encoding ATP-binding cassette domain-containing protein has protein sequence MDKKIVIEIKGATPRIDSLRFNHPVNWMIKENEHWAVIGPNGGGKTLLVDILLGKYALKEGEIISADESGANLSVSSVVKSVAFRDIYSIIDTQNSYYQQRWNKGDEQEIPLTKDLVQNVDQTWLNTLVEWFRIEDLMNKEVNLLSSGELRKFLIVRSLLSRPRILILDNPFIGLDTSSRKVLNDLLTRLSELDNLQIVLILSNPNDIPDMVTHILPIKDKQIHQPMSRMAFEEDKEFVTSLFPSVDIEGLETLKKASNDEETKTYENTAILKNIHIRYGQRTILKDLDWEIKRGEKWALLGANGAGKSTLLSLICGDNPQAYANDITLFDRKRGTGESIWDIKKRIGYISPEMHLYYLKNVRCLDVVGSGFFDTIGLYRKCDTEQEVVALEWMKLFRVEHLKDVSFLNVSSGEQRLILLARVFVKNPDLLILDEPLHGLDIINKRRVKEILERYCDSNKSLIYVTHYENEIPSIVDRRKVLIKNE, from the coding sequence ATGGATAAAAAGATTGTAATTGAAATAAAAGGAGCGACTCCTCGCATTGATAGTTTAAGATTTAATCATCCCGTAAACTGGATGATTAAAGAAAACGAACACTGGGCAGTTATTGGTCCAAATGGCGGAGGTAAAACGCTCTTGGTAGATATATTATTGGGTAAATATGCACTTAAAGAGGGTGAAATTATTAGTGCTGATGAATCCGGGGCAAATCTATCCGTATCATCTGTTGTAAAAAGTGTTGCCTTCAGGGATATATACAGCATTATTGATACACAGAACAGCTACTACCAACAACGGTGGAATAAGGGAGATGAGCAAGAAATACCTCTAACAAAAGATTTGGTACAGAATGTCGATCAAACATGGTTGAATACATTGGTAGAGTGGTTCAGAATAGAAGATCTGATGAATAAAGAGGTTAATCTTCTATCGAGTGGTGAGCTCCGCAAATTTTTGATTGTGCGCTCTCTTTTATCGAGACCTCGCATCTTGATACTCGACAACCCGTTTATCGGACTCGATACGTCATCCCGAAAAGTTTTGAATGACCTGCTCACCCGTTTATCCGAACTCGATAATCTACAGATTGTATTGATCTTATCCAACCCTAACGATATACCGGATATGGTTACCCATATTCTGCCGATTAAAGACAAACAGATACATCAACCGATGTCTCGCATGGCTTTTGAGGAAGATAAAGAGTTTGTAACTTCATTATTCCCCTCTGTCGATATCGAAGGACTGGAGACACTTAAGAAAGCATCTAACGATGAAGAGACCAAGACTTATGAGAATACCGCTATTCTAAAAAACATTCATATCCGATACGGACAACGAACAATATTAAAAGATCTGGATTGGGAAATCAAACGAGGTGAAAAATGGGCTCTGCTTGGAGCCAATGGGGCGGGCAAATCAACCTTATTGAGCTTGATATGCGGTGATAATCCGCAAGCCTATGCAAATGACATAACGTTATTTGACCGTAAAAGGGGTACAGGTGAAAGCATCTGGGATATAAAAAAGCGGATTGGATACATATCTCCCGAGATGCATCTTTACTATCTAAAGAATGTGAGATGTCTCGATGTTGTTGGATCAGGCTTTTTCGACACTATCGGTTTATACAGAAAGTGCGACACAGAACAAGAGGTCGTAGCTCTGGAATGGATGAAGCTTTTCAGAGTGGAACATCTCAAAGATGTATCTTTTCTGAATGTATCTTCGGGAGAGCAACGCCTGATATTGTTAGCCCGGGTGTTCGTAAAAAATCCCGATCTTCTTATACTCGACGAACCGCTTCATGGACTGGATATTATTAATAAAAGAAGAGTAAAAGAAATCCTTGAAAGGTATTGTGATTCAAACAAGTCGCTAATCTATGTCACTCATTATGAAAACGAAATCCCGAGCATAGTGGACAGGCGGAAAGTTTTGATAAAAAATGAATGA
- a CDS encoding OmpA family protein encodes MKLRLLLSFMLLGLFVFPVKAQNATTTSTSNDPAVQLISDDRVTILRGDTPGQTVVLSNAATNRRKYFGCPDSIPSLCAPVKDAPPIEAETRPIKNPDPVVAPVKKDPFFLPNPVFFRINKYVIDASEWSKIELAVNYLNEHPGSTVVVTGYADKKTGTAKINMKLSEQRSNEVAKALETKYGIAKNRISVNWKGDGLQPFELENDKNRAVLFLINP; translated from the coding sequence ATGAAACTAAGACTTCTACTGTCATTTATGCTTTTAGGGCTATTTGTATTTCCCGTAAAAGCTCAAAATGCAACTACCACATCTACGTCGAATGATCCGGCTGTGCAATTAATCAGTGATGATCGTGTAACAATATTGAGGGGAGATACTCCGGGGCAAACTGTAGTATTGTCAAATGCTGCTACCAATAGGAGAAAGTATTTTGGTTGTCCGGACAGTATACCATCACTGTGCGCGCCAGTAAAAGATGCTCCTCCGATAGAGGCGGAGACCAGACCTATCAAAAATCCCGACCCGGTTGTAGCACCTGTGAAAAAAGATCCTTTCTTTTTGCCTAACCCTGTCTTTTTCCGTATAAATAAATATGTGATAGATGCATCCGAATGGTCTAAAATTGAGTTGGCTGTGAATTATTTGAACGAGCATCCCGGTTCGACTGTTGTCGTAACAGGATATGCAGATAAGAAAACAGGTACTGCTAAAATAAATATGAAGCTATCGGAACAACGTTCTAATGAAGTGGCAAAAGCTTTGGAAACAAAATATGGTATTGCCAAAAATAGAATATCAGTGAACTGGAAAGGTGATGGATTGCAGCCGTTCGAACTCGAAAACGATAAAAACCGTGCTGTGTTATTCTTGATAAATCCGTAG
- a CDS encoding putative 2-dehydropantoate 2-reductase yields the protein MSLKYAVIGTGAIGGYYGGNLAHSGHEVHFLFHSDYDYVKNHGLQIDSTNGSFHLSNVLAYSNTKDMPACDVVLVALKSTNNNLLKELLPPLLHQDTVVILIQNGLGLEADLQEAFPELQIAGGLAFICSSKIGSGHIGHFDYGKLNLGSYSCRDSNVLEQVCSDFKRAGIESNILELELARWMKLVWNIPYNGMTVVLNTETDILMNHPSTAQLLKEMMLDVIRGANHVGQGRFTIPESYADEMLVMTQQMKPYSPSMKLDFDAHRPLEIEYIYTRPIIEVQKAGYEMTRVSMLEKQLRFIQDQYIKK from the coding sequence ATGTCTCTAAAATATGCAGTAATAGGAACCGGAGCTATAGGCGGATATTATGGCGGAAACTTAGCTCACTCAGGGCACGAAGTACACTTCTTGTTTCATTCAGATTATGACTATGTAAAGAATCATGGACTACAGATTGATTCTACTAACGGAAGCTTTCACTTATCGAATGTTCTGGCTTATAGCAATACGAAAGACATGCCTGCGTGTGATGTTGTTTTGGTTGCATTGAAATCAACAAACAACAACCTCTTAAAAGAGCTACTCCCTCCCCTCTTACATCAAGACACAGTAGTAATATTGATACAAAATGGATTGGGGCTGGAAGCTGATCTACAAGAAGCTTTTCCTGAATTACAAATTGCAGGTGGTTTGGCTTTTATCTGCTCTAGTAAGATCGGGAGCGGGCATATAGGGCATTTTGATTATGGAAAACTCAATTTGGGATCTTACTCTTGTAGAGATTCTAATGTGTTGGAACAGGTGTGCTCCGATTTCAAACGAGCAGGAATAGAATCAAATATTCTGGAACTTGAGTTAGCACGGTGGATGAAGCTTGTTTGGAACATTCCGTATAATGGCATGACCGTTGTATTGAATACAGAAACAGATATACTGATGAATCATCCGTCAACTGCACAGCTATTGAAAGAGATGATGCTCGACGTGATACGTGGTGCTAATCACGTAGGACAAGGAAGATTTACCATACCAGAATCCTATGCCGATGAGATGCTGGTTATGACGCAACAAATGAAACCGTATTCACCAAGTATGAAACTTGATTTTGATGCTCATCGTCCTTTAGAGATCGAGTATATCTATACACGACCGATAATAGAAGTACAGAAAGCAGGATACGAGATGACCCGGGTTTCTATGTTGGAAAAACAATTGAGATTTATTCAGGATCAATACATAAAAAAATAA
- a CDS encoding succinate dehydrogenase/fumarate reductase iron-sulfur subunit: protein MEKLINITLKVWRQRGPQVKGAFETYSLDGISVDSSFLEMLDILNENLINQGKEPVVFDHDCREGICGMCSLYVNGHPHGPDEDITTCQLHMRKFKDGETITIEPWRSAGFPVIRDLMVDRNAFDKIIQAGGYVSVNTGGIPDANAIPIPKVDADEAMDSASCIGCGACVAACKNGSAMLFLSAKVSQLALLPQGRVEGARRAKAMVAKMDELGFGNCTNTGACEVECPKNISISNIARLNREFLSAKFKD from the coding sequence ATGGAAAAACTAATAAATATAACATTAAAAGTTTGGCGTCAAAGAGGCCCACAAGTAAAAGGGGCTTTTGAGACATATTCACTTGATGGTATTTCAGTAGATAGTTCATTTCTTGAGATGCTTGATATTCTGAATGAAAATCTTATAAACCAAGGAAAAGAGCCGGTAGTATTTGACCACGACTGTCGTGAAGGTATTTGCGGTATGTGTAGTCTTTACGTAAACGGACATCCACACGGACCGGATGAAGACATTACAACTTGCCAGTTGCACATGCGTAAATTTAAAGATGGCGAAACTATTACTATCGAGCCATGGCGTTCAGCAGGGTTCCCTGTTATTCGCGACTTGATGGTAGATCGTAATGCTTTCGATAAAATCATTCAGGCTGGTGGATACGTAAGTGTAAATACCGGAGGTATACCTGATGCCAATGCTATTCCTATTCCTAAGGTAGATGCTGATGAAGCAATGGATTCAGCTTCTTGTATCGGATGTGGAGCTTGTGTTGCTGCTTGTAAGAACGGTTCGGCTATGCTCTTCCTTTCTGCGAAAGTGAGCCAGTTGGCACTTCTTCCTCAAGGACGTGTAGAAGGTGCTCGCCGTGCTAAAGCAATGGTGGCTAAAATGGACGAACTAGGATTCGGAAACTGTACCAATACAGGTGCATGTGAAGTAGAATGTCCTAAGAACATTTCTATTAGCAATATTGCTCGCCTCAACCGCGAATTCTTATCAGCTAAATTTAAAGACTAA
- a CDS encoding fumarate reductase/succinate dehydrogenase flavoprotein subunit, producing MSTILDPKKDSKIPDGPLADKWTNYKDHQKLVNPANKRRLDVIIVGTGLAGASAAASLGEVGFNVLNFCIQDSPRRAHSIAAQGGINAAKNYQNDGDSVYRLFYDTIKGGDYRAREANVYRLAEVSNSIIDQCVAQGVPFAREYGGLLDNRSFGGAQVSRTFYAKGQTGQQLLLGAYSALSRQVQKGSVKLYTRYEMVDVVMIDGRARGIIARNLVTGKLERFAAHAVVIATGGYGNAFFLSTNAMGSNGSAAIQAYKKGAYFANPCYAQIHPTCIPVHGEFQSKLTLMSESLRNDGRIWVPKKKEDAEAIRAGKLKPTQIAEEDRDYYLERRYPAFGNLVPRDVASRAAKERCDAGYGVGSTGLAVYLDFSDAIKRLGRNVVEAKYGNLFQMYDKIVDENPYETPMMIYPAIHYTMGGIWVDYELMTSIKGLFALGEANFSDHGANRLGASALMQGLADGYFVLPYTIQNYLADQITVPRFSTDLPEFAEVENEIKEKIAKLMAIKGKRSVDSIHKQLGLIMWDFVGMARTKESLEKAIEELKAVKKEFWSNVLIPGEANDLNTELEKALRLADFIEIGLLMAYDGLNRNESCGGHFREEYQTPEGEAMRDDENYSYVACWKYQGEDSAPELVKEPLDYEFIVRQQRNYKA from the coding sequence ATGAGTACTATACTAGATCCAAAAAAAGATTCAAAAATACCTGATGGGCCATTAGCAGACAAGTGGACCAACTATAAAGACCACCAGAAACTGGTGAACCCTGCTAACAAACGTCGCCTTGACGTTATTATCGTGGGTACAGGTCTTGCAGGAGCTTCAGCAGCAGCATCACTTGGTGAGGTGGGCTTCAATGTACTGAACTTCTGTATCCAGGACTCTCCTCGCCGTGCACACTCTATCGCAGCACAGGGAGGTATAAATGCAGCAAAGAATTATCAAAACGACGGCGACTCTGTATACCGTCTATTTTATGATACAATCAAAGGTGGTGACTACCGTGCTCGCGAGGCGAATGTATATCGTCTTGCTGAAGTATCGAATAGCATCATCGACCAATGCGTAGCTCAGGGAGTTCCTTTTGCTCGCGAATACGGCGGCTTACTTGACAACCGTTCATTCGGTGGAGCTCAGGTATCCCGTACTTTTTATGCTAAAGGACAAACCGGACAGCAATTGTTATTAGGTGCATACTCGGCTCTGAGCCGTCAGGTGCAAAAGGGAAGCGTGAAGCTTTATACCCGTTACGAAATGGTCGACGTTGTTATGATCGATGGCCGTGCACGTGGTATTATTGCACGCAACCTTGTAACAGGTAAACTAGAACGTTTTGCGGCACATGCTGTAGTAATAGCAACAGGTGGATACGGAAATGCATTTTTCCTTTCTACTAACGCAATGGGTTCTAACGGATCGGCAGCTATCCAAGCATACAAAAAGGGAGCATACTTCGCAAATCCTTGTTATGCTCAAATTCACCCAACATGTATTCCTGTTCATGGAGAGTTCCAGTCGAAATTGACATTGATGTCAGAATCTCTTCGTAACGACGGACGTATATGGGTACCAAAGAAAAAAGAAGATGCCGAAGCAATCCGTGCAGGTAAATTAAAACCAACTCAGATTGCAGAAGAAGACAGAGACTATTATTTGGAAAGACGTTATCCGGCTTTCGGTAACCTTGTACCACGCGACGTTGCATCTCGTGCAGCAAAAGAAAGATGTGATGCAGGATATGGAGTAGGATCTACAGGTCTTGCCGTATATCTTGACTTTAGCGATGCTATCAAACGTCTTGGCCGCAACGTAGTAGAAGCTAAATACGGTAACTTGTTCCAGATGTATGACAAAATCGTTGACGAAAACCCATACGAAACACCGATGATGATTTATCCGGCTATCCACTATACAATGGGTGGTATCTGGGTTGATTATGAGTTGATGACCTCTATCAAAGGTTTGTTTGCACTGGGAGAAGCTAACTTCTCTGACCACGGAGCAAACCGTCTTGGCGCATCAGCATTGATGCAGGGACTAGCCGATGGTTATTTCGTATTACCATATACTATTCAGAATTATCTTGCCGATCAGATTACTGTACCTCGTTTCAGCACAGACCTTCCTGAATTTGCGGAAGTAGAAAATGAAATCAAAGAGAAGATAGCTAAACTGATGGCTATAAAAGGAAAACGTTCTGTTGACTCTATCCACAAACAATTGGGTCTTATCATGTGGGATTTTGTAGGTATGGCACGTACAAAAGAATCTCTTGAGAAAGCAATCGAAGAACTGAAAGCTGTTAAAAAAGAATTCTGGTCGAATGTTCTTATACCGGGCGAAGCCAATGACCTGAATACAGAGTTGGAAAAAGCTCTACGCTTGGCAGACTTCATCGAAATCGGTTTATTAATGGCTTATGACGGATTGAATCGTAACGAATCGTGTGGTGGTCACTTCCGTGAAGAATACCAAACTCCTGAAGGGGAAGCGATGCGCGACGATGAAAATTACTCTTATGTTGCATGTTGGAAATATCAGGGCGAAGATTCAGCTCCTGAGCTTGTAAAAGAGCCACTAGACTATGAGTTTATAGTAAGACAACAACGTAATTACAAGGCATAA
- a CDS encoding succinate dehydrogenase cytochrome b subunit, whose protein sequence is MSWLLKSSIGKKLIMSISGIALVLFLLFHAAMNVTAVFSEEAYNTICALLGANWYAVAGTAVLGGLVAVHFIYALILTLQNRKARGNDRYAVNVRPKNVQWASQNMFVLGVIVIGFLVLHFSQFWYKMMFAELMGHHHVELGDATVSPQDGAAFIKYYFSKEWIVAAYLIWYVALWFHLSHGFWSAVHTIGWNNRVWMNRWKVIGQVVATIICLAFAFVTIYFYARATFCPFV, encoded by the coding sequence ATGAGTTGGTTACTTAAATCTTCTATTGGCAAGAAGTTGATCATGAGTATCTCAGGTATCGCTCTTGTCTTATTCTTGCTGTTTCACGCGGCGATGAATGTAACGGCGGTGTTTTCGGAAGAGGCCTACAACACCATTTGTGCCCTTCTTGGTGCTAACTGGTATGCTGTGGCAGGTACTGCCGTCTTAGGAGGACTTGTTGCAGTTCACTTCATTTATGCACTTATCTTAACCCTACAAAATCGCAAAGCTCGCGGTAATGATCGTTATGCAGTAAATGTACGCCCTAAAAACGTGCAATGGGCATCTCAGAACATGTTTGTTTTGGGAGTAATCGTAATTGGATTCCTAGTACTACATTTCAGCCAGTTCTGGTATAAAATGATGTTTGCCGAACTAATGGGACATCATCATGTAGAATTAGGCGATGCTACAGTATCTCCACAAGATGGAGCTGCTTTTATCAAATACTATTTCAGCAAAGAATGGATTGTTGCAGCGTATTTGATATGGTATGTAGCATTATGGTTTCACCTATCTCACGGATTTTGGAGTGCAGTTCATACCATCGGCTGGAACAATCGCGTATGGATGAATCGCTGGAAAGTAATTGGACAAGTAGTTGCTACTATTATTTGTCTTGCGTTTGCATTTGTAACTATTTACTTCTACGCAAGAGCTACTTTTTGCCCATTTGTTTAG